The Helicobacter mustelae genome has a segment encoding these proteins:
- a CDS encoding C39 family peptidase, whose translation MKSLFFFLQFISLSFAHTFFDNNFFFFEKPLQSWVEIKSKNLIKQQYDYSCGAASLATLFTYYLNTKVDENDVLDYIFEKKNLEKKKQQKIEISFLDLANFSESKGFKALALGLDFDTLLQIKIPVILYLMTRKSPHFSVFIGTDKKFIYLADPSLGNIKIRIQKFKEMFAQRDTKKHSGSILAILPKDEGSKTRLKEPPKNHEEIFQEAIKNQIIHPF comes from the coding sequence ATGAAATCCCTATTTTTCTTTTTACAATTCATCTCTCTAAGTTTTGCTCATACATTTTTTGACAACAATTTTTTCTTCTTTGAAAAACCCCTGCAATCTTGGGTAGAAATCAAAAGCAAAAATCTCATCAAACAGCAATATGATTATAGCTGTGGTGCTGCATCACTTGCGACTCTCTTTACCTACTATCTCAATACCAAAGTAGATGAAAATGATGTTTTGGACTATATTTTTGAAAAAAAGAATTTAGAAAAGAAAAAACAGCAAAAAATTGAAATTTCTTTTTTGGATTTGGCAAATTTTTCAGAATCCAAAGGATTCAAGGCTCTAGCATTGGGCTTAGATTTTGATACCTTATTGCAAATCAAAATCCCTGTGATCCTTTATCTAATGACGAGGAAAAGCCCTCATTTTAGTGTTTTTATTGGTACGGATAAAAAATTTATTTATCTCGCAGACCCAAGCTTGGGAAATATAAAAATCAGAATACAAAAATTTAAAGAGATGTTTGCTCAAAGAGATACTAAAAAACATTCTGGAAGTATTTTAGCAATTCTTCCAAAAGATGAGGGATCAAAAACAAGACTTAAGGAACCTCCCAAAAATCACGAAGAAATTTTCCAAGAAGCAATCAAAAATCAAATAATTCATCCCTTTTAA
- the galE gene encoding UDP-glucose 4-epimerase GalE has protein sequence MEKILVTGGCGYIGSHTLLEFLEQTDCEFLLIDDLSTGFRENLAFLQAKFPHRIEFFCLDLADHHEVEKIFSSQKIEGVLHFAAALSVEESTKNPLFYYKNNTLNTTFLLELCSKYQVSFFIFSSTAAVYGQPDFDVISEDFPLQPINPYGASKMMSERILQDLSNTSDLKFGILRYFNVAGANSIGEMGLGQRSKNATHLIKVAVECATKKRTKMGVFGDDYPTKDGTCIRDYIHINDLASAHLSAYQFLKHTGQSEIFNVGYSRGYSVKEIIESVKRVTKQDFLVEEMPRRAGDPAKLIANNQKILRLTNWRPKFDDIEMIIKSAYEWEKML, from the coding sequence ATGGAAAAAATTCTTGTGACAGGTGGTTGTGGCTACATCGGGTCGCATACATTATTGGAATTTTTGGAGCAGACGGATTGTGAGTTTTTACTCATTGATGATCTCTCCACAGGTTTTAGAGAAAATCTCGCTTTTTTGCAGGCAAAATTCCCGCATCGCATAGAGTTTTTTTGCCTCGATCTTGCCGACCATCATGAAGTAGAAAAAATCTTTTCCTCCCAAAAAATAGAGGGGGTTTTGCACTTTGCTGCTGCATTGAGTGTAGAAGAATCCACCAAAAATCCTCTCTTTTACTACAAAAACAACACCTTAAACACTACTTTCCTTTTGGAGCTATGTAGTAAATATCAAGTAAGCTTTTTTATTTTTTCTTCTACTGCTGCTGTTTATGGGCAACCAGATTTTGATGTCATTAGCGAAGATTTTCCCCTCCAGCCCATCAACCCCTATGGCGCATCCAAAATGATGAGTGAGAGGATCTTGCAAGATCTTAGCAATACGAGTGATTTGAAATTTGGCATTTTGCGTTATTTCAATGTTGCAGGAGCCAATAGTATAGGAGAGATGGGCCTAGGGCAGCGTAGCAAAAATGCCACCCATCTCATCAAAGTCGCAGTGGAATGCGCCACAAAAAAACGGACAAAAATGGGAGTGTTTGGGGATGACTATCCGACAAAAGATGGCACTTGCATCAGAGACTATATTCATATCAATGATTTAGCGAGTGCGCATTTGAGTGCATACCAATTCCTAAAACACACAGGGCAATCAGAGATTTTTAATGTGGGATATTCCCGTGGATATAGCGTAAAAGAAATCATAGAATCTGTGAAAAGAGTGACAAAACAAGACTTTCTTGTCGAGGAGATGCCCCGACGCGCAGGGGATCCCGCCAAGCTCATCGCCAATAATCAAAAAATCCTGCGACTTACAAACTGGCGTCCCAAATTTGATGACATAGAAATGATCATAAAAAGCGCATATGAATGGGAGAAAATGTTATAA
- the dnaN gene encoding DNA polymerase III subunit beta — protein MKFHVNKNHFEIILNHLQPFLDKKDSSQITSHIYLETKEEKLQLKATDYEIGLETKVDIKKEIDGNATVNGKKILEIVKRLKEGEITIETDSQNLHIKQGKSKFKLPMFDANEYPKNIVDKNITEIHFDTSSFIQSLKKITPAIDSTNQKPELTGALLEFKDYSFHFVATDTRRLALIKQDIQSIESFSIILPKKAISEISKLFSENIKIFYNETQLIIENEYYSFFTRLINGRFPDYQKILPKELKIQLQLPKDKVIEAIRLINSLSQKIKITLRESEVFFETISIENSEQAQTQFEYQTNIKEEISIGVDSRHILDFLAQIDTNIFEICINEVTTPFIVKSENFLTLILPIN, from the coding sequence ATGAAATTTCATGTTAATAAGAATCATTTTGAAATTATTCTCAATCACTTGCAGCCATTTTTAGACAAAAAAGACTCCTCACAAATCACTTCTCACATCTATCTAGAAACTAAAGAAGAAAAACTTCAATTAAAAGCTACAGATTATGAAATTGGCCTAGAGACAAAAGTAGATATCAAAAAAGAAATCGATGGAAACGCCACAGTCAATGGTAAAAAAATCCTAGAAATTGTAAAACGCCTCAAAGAAGGAGAGATCACTATCGAGACAGATTCTCAAAATCTCCACATCAAACAAGGAAAATCAAAATTCAAACTTCCTATGTTTGATGCCAATGAATATCCAAAAAACATTGTTGATAAAAATATAACAGAAATTCATTTTGATACCTCTAGCTTCATTCAATCTCTCAAAAAAATTACCCCAGCCATTGATAGCACCAACCAAAAGCCAGAACTTACAGGAGCATTGTTGGAATTTAAAGATTATTCTTTTCATTTTGTAGCAACAGACACAAGGCGCCTAGCCCTAATCAAGCAAGATATTCAATCTATTGAAAGCTTTTCTATTATCCTGCCAAAAAAGGCCATCAGCGAAATCTCTAAACTCTTTTCTGAAAACATAAAAATCTTTTATAATGAAACCCAGCTCATCATAGAAAATGAATATTATTCTTTCTTTACAAGGCTTATCAATGGAAGATTCCCTGATTATCAAAAAATCCTACCAAAGGAATTAAAAATTCAACTTCAACTACCAAAAGACAAGGTAATTGAAGCCATTAGACTGATTAATTCCCTCTCCCAAAAAATTAAAATCACTCTAAGGGAATCTGAGGTATTTTTTGAAACGATTTCTATAGAAAATTCTGAACAGGCGCAGACGCAATTTGAATATCAGACAAATATCAAAGAAGAGATTTCTATTGGGGTGGATTCCCGTCATATCCTAGATTTCCTCGCACAAATTGACACCAATATTTTTGAAATCTGTATCAATGAGGTAACCACTCCCTTCATCGTGAAAAGTGAGAATTTTTTGACTTTGATTCTACCTATCAACTAA
- a CDS encoding acyl-CoA thioesterase, giving the protein MQEEYDFDTRTLIMSVLVNPSMANFTGVMHGGDLLKILDQVAYACATRYCGVGVVTMAVDSVTFRHPIPIGSLLTFLASINYTGKTSCEVGIKVISEDIKNKYVTHCNSCYFTMVAVDQGKKVAVPQFEPKTEIEKRRWAEAIERRKKNIR; this is encoded by the coding sequence ATGCAGGAAGAATATGATTTTGATACAAGGACTTTGATTATGTCTGTACTTGTGAATCCGTCTATGGCAAATTTTACTGGGGTAATGCATGGAGGAGATTTGCTAAAGATTTTAGACCAGGTGGCTTATGCTTGTGCTACTCGTTATTGTGGTGTGGGTGTGGTGACCATGGCAGTAGATAGCGTGACTTTCAGGCATCCAATCCCTATTGGTTCCTTACTAACATTTTTGGCGAGTATAAACTATACAGGAAAGACAAGTTGTGAAGTCGGGATTAAGGTGATTAGCGAAGATATCAAAAACAAATATGTAACGCATTGCAATAGCTGCTATTTTACTATGGTAGCAGTGGATCAGGGCAAAAAGGTAGCCGTCCCACAGTTTGAACCCAAGACAGAAATAGAAAAGCGGCGCTGGGCAGAGGCGATAGAACGTCGTAAGAAAAATATCAGGTAA
- a CDS encoding superinfection immunity protein produces MDKITIIDGVEILEKGSPFWGWLLFFSALFLGVWVYFIPTFIAFKRKHISRYGIFIINLCFGFTFFGWIIALAWSVSKKD; encoded by the coding sequence ATGGACAAAATTACAATCATTGATGGCGTAGAGATTTTGGAGAAGGGTTCCCCATTTTGGGGTTGGCTTTTGTTTTTTTCTGCTTTGTTTTTGGGTGTTTGGGTCTATTTTATCCCGACTTTCATCGCTTTCAAAAGAAAACATATTAGCCGCTATGGAATTTTTATCATTAATCTTTGTTTTGGTTTTACCTTTTTTGGCTGGATCATCGCCCTGGCTTGGTCTGTGAGCAAAAAAGATTAA
- the gyrB gene encoding DNA topoisomerase (ATP-hydrolyzing) subunit B, with translation MENKDYGASNIKVLKGLEAVRKRPGMYIGDTNVNGLHHMIYEVVDNSIDEAMAGHCSQIKITLTQEGSAIIEDDGRGIPVDMHPTEKLPAATVVLTVLHAGGKFDKDTYKVSGGLHGVGVSVVNALSKRLIMTIKKNGYIYRQEFAKGIPQTDLEIIGKTKEHGTTIEFFPDGEVMEILEFDAEILIKRFKEMAYLNQNVTLFFKEEKTGREQVFHFENGLHQFVEDMNKKPFISPIISFKANEEDTEIEIALAYNEGYDEKVLSFVNNIRTPDGGTHEAGFRAGLSRAILNYIEANASAREKDAKIQGEDVREGLVAIISAKIMEPQFEGQTKGKLGSSFVKPIVQKLTFEKLAKFFEENPNEAKKIMQKALLAARGREAAKKARELTRKKDSLSVGTLPGKLADCQSKDPRESEIYLVEGDSAGGSAKQGRDRVYQAILPLRGKILNVEKSRLDKILKSDEIKNMITAFGCGIGEEFDIERLRYHKIIIMTDADVDGSHIQTLLMTFFYRYLKPLIENGHIYIAQPPLYRFKKGKKEIYLKDEKALSEYLIENGIENFHFQGIGSQELLEILRYISHYRGILKEIQKHYSMIEVIKFLIENRDFISLPFAELYEKIEVFLQSIDCNILSKNISEQQITLYIQTKTGLVELVIDENLFSNTFFEEAYFIHNKIMERDLSFLEGRDLIDLLEEIEESAKKGAYIQRYKGLGEMNPEQLWETTMTPSNRTLLKVALEDEESADEIFTLFMGDEVEPRRAYIQENAKNVKHLDI, from the coding sequence ATGGAGAATAAAGATTATGGCGCGAGTAATATAAAAGTCCTAAAAGGTTTAGAGGCAGTTAGAAAACGCCCTGGGATGTATATTGGTGACACCAATGTCAATGGATTGCATCATATGATTTATGAAGTGGTGGATAATTCTATTGATGAGGCCATGGCAGGACATTGCAGCCAGATCAAAATCACACTCACACAAGAGGGCAGTGCTATCATTGAAGATGATGGGCGAGGCATCCCTGTGGATATGCATCCCACAGAAAAACTCCCAGCGGCCACAGTTGTGTTGACGGTTTTGCATGCAGGAGGGAAATTTGACAAAGACACTTATAAAGTATCTGGAGGATTGCACGGTGTGGGCGTGAGCGTGGTAAATGCACTCTCTAAGCGCCTGATTATGACCATCAAAAAAAATGGGTATATCTACCGTCAGGAATTTGCCAAAGGAATCCCACAAACCGATCTTGAAATCATCGGAAAAACCAAAGAGCACGGCACTACCATAGAATTTTTTCCTGATGGTGAGGTCATGGAAATCTTGGAATTTGATGCAGAGATTCTCATCAAGCGTTTCAAAGAAATGGCCTATCTCAATCAAAATGTGACTTTATTTTTCAAAGAAGAAAAAACAGGCAGAGAGCAAGTTTTTCATTTTGAAAATGGCCTGCATCAATTTGTAGAAGATATGAATAAAAAGCCCTTCATCTCTCCTATTATCAGCTTTAAGGCCAATGAAGAGGACACAGAAATTGAGATTGCCCTAGCCTATAATGAAGGCTATGATGAAAAGGTTTTGAGTTTTGTGAATAATATCCGAACTCCTGATGGTGGGACTCATGAGGCGGGATTTCGTGCTGGGCTAAGTCGGGCGATTCTAAATTACATCGAGGCAAATGCCAGTGCCAGGGAAAAAGATGCCAAAATCCAAGGTGAGGATGTGAGAGAGGGGCTTGTGGCAATTATTTCTGCCAAGATCATGGAGCCTCAATTTGAAGGGCAGACAAAGGGGAAGTTGGGAAGCTCCTTTGTAAAGCCCATTGTTCAAAAGCTTACTTTTGAAAAGCTTGCAAAGTTTTTTGAAGAAAATCCCAATGAAGCAAAAAAAATCATGCAAAAGGCATTGCTTGCAGCTCGTGGGCGTGAGGCAGCAAAAAAGGCACGCGAACTCACGAGGAAAAAAGATTCTCTCAGTGTAGGGACATTGCCTGGGAAATTAGCAGACTGTCAGAGCAAAGATCCTAGGGAATCTGAGATTTATCTAGTGGAGGGGGATAGTGCAGGTGGTAGTGCAAAACAAGGAAGAGATAGAGTCTATCAGGCCATTCTCCCACTTAGAGGCAAGATCCTCAATGTGGAAAAATCTCGCCTTGATAAAATTCTCAAAAGTGATGAGATCAAAAATATGATCACTGCATTTGGATGCGGGATTGGGGAGGAATTTGATATAGAGAGGCTTCGCTATCATAAAATCATCATTATGACGGATGCAGATGTAGATGGTAGTCATATCCAGACCTTGCTTATGACATTTTTTTATCGTTATTTAAAACCCCTCATAGAAAATGGGCATATTTACATTGCTCAGCCTCCACTCTATCGATTTAAAAAAGGCAAAAAAGAAATCTATCTCAAAGATGAAAAAGCTTTGAGTGAGTATCTCATAGAAAATGGGATTGAGAATTTTCATTTTCAGGGCATTGGTTCACAGGAGCTTTTGGAGATTTTGCGCTATATCTCTCATTATCGAGGGATTTTAAAAGAAATCCAAAAACATTACTCCATGATTGAGGTGATTAAATTTTTGATTGAAAATCGAGATTTTATCTCCTTGCCATTTGCAGAGCTTTATGAGAAAATCGAGGTATTCCTGCAGAGCATTGATTGCAATATTTTGAGTAAAAATATTAGCGAGCAACAAATTACGCTGTATATTCAGACAAAAACGGGGCTTGTGGAATTGGTAATTGATGAAAATCTCTTTAGTAATACTTTTTTTGAAGAGGCCTATTTCATTCACAACAAAATTATGGAGAGGGATCTATCATTTTTAGAGGGGCGGGATCTGATTGATCTTCTTGAAGAAATCGAAGAATCTGCCAAAAAAGGTGCTTATATCCAACGCTATAAGGGCCTAGGAGAAATGAATCCCGAGCAGCTTTGGGAGACCACGATGACTCCGAGTAATCGCACATTACTCAAGGTCGCACTAGAAGATGAAGAGAGTGCAGATGAAATTTTTACATTATTTATGGGAGATGAGGTCGAGCCCCGCCGCGCATATATCCAAGAAAATGCCAAAAATGTGAAACATTTGGATATTTAG